From Triticum aestivum cultivar Chinese Spring chromosome 4A, IWGSC CS RefSeq v2.1, whole genome shotgun sequence, a single genomic window includes:
- the LOC123085021 gene encoding putative pentatricopeptide repeat-containing protein At1g02420 has translation MPPKPARRVFQYISSPRRLPPSLLPAAPAAGEATASEADADSVYHIVTAAPTPSAMESALSASAVPLSAPLLDLVLRRFRFAHGDPLRALSLLSLAADRCGVAPSPFALDTALYVLGRARRFSHMWDLVQSVHRLCPDAITARTAMVVLGRVAKICSVRETVASFRRLLRLFRGRESSESADLFNALLRTLCQEKSMSDARNVYHAHKHEFQVNRHTFNILLSGWKSSEDADAFFAEMREHGIDPDLVTYNSLIDCHCKNRGVEKAYKLLDEMRGNEIAPDVITYTSLIGGLGLVGQPDKARDLLKEMRELGCHPDVAAYNATIRNFVIAKRLGDAFALMDEMASRGLMPNATTYNLFFRFYYWAYDIGSAWLLYERMRSERCFPNTQSCMFIIRLCHRHGKVAEALELWGDMIENGFGSFTLVSDVLFDLLCDEGKLEEAERCFHQITDLGQKPSSVSFRRIKILMQLAKQEESIAGLTEKMARFGRLPPEDCQRVRHPAESTPDGDDTDVIIAT, from the coding sequence ATGCCGCCCAAGCCGGCGAGGCGGGTGTTCCAGTACATCTCCTCGCCCCGCAGGCTGCCGCCGTCCCTGCTGCCCGCGGCCCCCGCCGCCGGCGAGGCCACGGCCTCCGAGGCCGACGCCGACTCGGTCTACCACATCGTGACGGCCGCGCCCACGCCGTCGGCCATGGAGTCCGCGCTCTCCGCCTCCGCCGTCCCGCTCTCGGCGCCGCTCCTCGATCTCGTCCTCCGCCGCTTCCGCTTCGCCCACGGCGACCCGCTCCGCGCGCTCTCGCTCCTCTCGCTCGCCGCCGACCGCTGCGGCGTCGCGCCCTCCCCCTTCGCGCTCGACACGGCCCTCTACGTGCTCGGCCGCGCCCGCCGCTTCTCCCACATGTGGGACCTCGTCCAGTCCGTCCACCGCCTCTGCCCCGACGCCATCACCGCGCGCACCGCCATGGTCGTCCTCGGCCGCGTCGCCAAGATCTGCTCCGTCCGCGAGACCGTCGCCTCCTTCCGCCGCCTCTTGCGGCTCTTCCGCGGCCGCGAGAGCAGCGAGTCGGCCGACCTCTTCAACGCGCTGCTCCGCACGCTCTGCCAGGAGAAGAGCATGTCCGACGCGCGCAACGTCTACCACGCGCACAAGCACGAGTTCCAGGTGAACCGCCATACCTTCAACATCCTGCTCTCCGGGTGGAAGTCTTCGGAGGATGCCGATGCGTTCTTCGCAGAGATGCGAGAGCACGGCATTGATCCTGACTTGGTCACCTACAACTCTTTGATTGATTGCCACTGCAAGAACCGAGGCGTGGAGAAGGCCTATAAGCTGCTCGATGAAATGCGGGGGAATGAAATTGCCCCCGATGTGATCACCTATACGAGTTTGATTGGCGGATTGGGACTGGTTGGCCAGCCTGACAAGGCTAGAGACCTGCTGAAGGAGATGCGTGAGCTCGGATGTCACCCGGATGTGGCGGCGTACAATGCCACTATACGGAACTTTGTTATAGCAAAGAGGCTTGGTGATGCGTTTGCATTGATGGACGAAATGGCCTCAAGGGGGCTGATGCCGAATGCCACGACGTATAACCTTTTCTTCCGGTTCTATTACTGGGCGTATGATATTGGTAGCGCGTGGCTGTTGTATGAGAGAATGCGGTCTGAAAGATGTTTCCCCAACACACAGTCTTGTATGTTTATCATCAGGTTATGTCATCGGCATGGTAAGGTGGCAGAAGCACTAGAGCTGTGGGGAGATATGATCGAGAACGGGTTTGGGTCATTCACCTTGGTGTCAGATGTTTTGTTTGACCTGTTATGTGATGAGGGGAAGCTGGAGGAGGCTGAGAGGTGCTTCCATCAAATTACTGATTTGGGGCAGAAACCCAGCAGTGTTTCATTTAGAAGAATCAAGATACTTATGCAGCTTGCCAAACAGGAAGAATCTATTGCCGGGTTAACTGAGAAAATGGCTCGGTTTGGACGGCTGCCGCCTGAGGATTGCCAAAGAGTTCGTCACCCTGCTGAAAGCACACCCGATGGAGATGATACTGATGTAATAATAGCAACTTAG